The following coding sequences are from one Humulus lupulus chromosome X, drHumLupu1.1, whole genome shotgun sequence window:
- the LOC133804675 gene encoding protein GLUTAMINE DUMPER 5-like — protein MRTVSSMGVSSSMEEVSTFPPSPATSTVVNQRSPWHSPVPYLFGGLAAMLGLIAFALLILACSYWRLNSEMDDNDGERDDARDLESGSGTEEKDSGKGAKVYEEKFLVIMAGDEKPTFLATPVCAKVSSFGEKPEKIEGENHNEEKENSDEKVKEVIVMMTTTNDHDHHQAHGDEETRESQ, from the coding sequence ATGAGAACAGTCAGCTCCATGGGTGTATCGTCGAGCATGGAAGAAGTTTCCACGTTTCCGCCTTCTCCGGCGACGTCCACCGTTGTAAATCAGCGGTCTCCGTGGCACTCTCCGGTGCCGTACCTGTTCGGAGGGTTGGCGGCGATGCTGGGCTTGATCGCTTTCGCTCTTTTGATATTGGCTTGCTCTTACTGGAGACTTAACAGCGAAATGGACGATAATGACGGCGAACGTGATGATGCCAGAGACTTGGAGAGCGGTTCCGGTACCGAAGAGAAAGATTCCGGCAAAGGGGCTAAGGTTTACGAAGAGAAGTTTTTGGTCATTATGGCTGGTGATGAAAAACCAACTTTTTTGGCTACCCCTGTTTGTGCTAAAGTTTCATCTTTTGGTGAAAAACCAGAGAAAATCGAAGGAGAAAATCATAACGAAGAGAAAGAGAACTCTGATGAGAAAGTTAAAGAGGTGATTGTGATGATGACGACGACGAACGACCATGATCATCATCAAGCTCACGGTGATGAAGAGACCAGAGAAAGCCAATGA